TGTGTGCTGGGATGCTATGCCTGTAGTAGCCCGAAAACAGAGGTCCAGTCACCGGACGGACATATCAAGATGACATTGACGGTAGACGAAAACGGCAAACCGTTTTATAATGTGTCGGTGGATGACTCCCTCTTGATAGAAAATTCAGCCATGGGCTTTACGGCGGCTAACGGCATCATTCTGGCAGAAGGTTTTCAGGTGAAGAACACGACTTTCAGCAGTGAAGACGAAACTTGGACACAGCCGTGGGGAGAGAATAAAAAGAACCGGAATCATTATAACGAAATGGCAGTCAGCCTGACAAATGAAGATCAGGTACAACTGACACTCCGTTTCCGTGTATTTGATGATGGAATCGGTTTCCGCTATGAATACACGGTGCCGACTGTAGATTCTTTATTGATTACCGACGAACTGACTACTTTCCGTTTCCATCGTGACGGAACTTCGTGGTCGATTCCCGCCAGTGCCGAAACATATGAACTACTCTATCAACAACAACCGATTTCCGAAGTGGAAACGGCTAATACACCTTTCACATTCAAGACTGCGGATGGAGTTTACGGAAGTATACACGAAGCCGCTTTGTATGATTTTCCGGAAATGACTCTGAAGCAAATCGGCCATTATACATTGAAAGCGGAACTTGCCCCGTGGCCTGACGGCATTAAGGTGCGTAAGGGAAATCACTTCACGACCTCATGGCGCACCATACAGATCGCACCGGAAGCTGTCGGTTTGATCAACTCTTCACTCATTCTGAATCTGAATGATCCTTGCGTACTGGAAACTACGGACTGGATTCGTCCGCTGAAATATGTAGGAGTGTGGTGGGGGATGCACCTCGGCGTAGAGACCTGGAAGATGGACGAACGTCACGGAGCTACTACTGCCAATGCAAAGAAATACATAGATTTTGCCGCGGCCAATCATATCGAAGCTGTCCTGTTCGAAGGTTGGAACGAAGGTTGGGAGAGTTGGGGCGGTATGCAGAGCTTTGATTTCACCAAGCCATACGCGGATTTCGATATTGATGAAATCGTACGTTATGCCAAAGAGAAAGGCGTTGAAATCATGGGACATCATGAGACCGGAGGGAATATTCCTAACTATGAACGTCAGATGGATCATGCCATGCAATGGTATACCGATCATGGTATCCACCTCCTGAAGACGGGATATGCAGGCGCATTTCCGGATGGATATCTGCATCATAGCCAATACGGTGTCAATCACTATCAACGGGTAGTGGAAACTGCCGCCCGTCATCAAATGACTCTGGATGCACACGAACCGATCAAAGATACCGGTATCCGTCGTACATGGCCGAATATGATGACACGCGAGGGGGCAAGAGGCATGGAATGGAATGCGTGGAGTGAAGGCAATCCTCCTTCTCATCACGTGATGTTACCGTTCACCCGCCTGCTGTCCGGTCCGATGGATTATACGCCGGGAACTTTTGATATTCTGTTCTTGAAAACGAAGGATTCTCCGCGCCGACAGAAGTGGAACGATCAGGATAAAGGCAATAGCCGTGTGAATACGACGCTGGCTAAACAACTGGCTAATTGGGTAATCCTGTATTCTCCTTTGCAGATGGCTTCGGATATGATCGAGCATTATGAAGGACATCCGGCATTCCAGTTCTTCCGTGATTTTGATCCGGATTGTGATGAATCGAAAGCACTGGCAGGTGAACCGGGAGAGTTCATTGCAGTGGTACGTAAAGCAAAAGGCAATTATTTCCTGGGAGCAGCTACCAATGAAAGCCCCCGTACTTTAGAAGTAAAACTGGACTTCCTGGAACCAGGCAAGCAGTATAAGGCTGTCATCTATGCGGATGGCGAAAAGGCTGACTGGAAAACGAATCCTACCGATTATAAGATTACGGAACAGATTGTAACATCTGAAAATACGTTGAGTATACGGATGGCTCCCGGAGGCGGGCAGGCTGTTTCGTTTATAAAAAGTAATAGGTAGTAAGTAATAGGTAATAGGTAATAAGTAATAGGTGAGGGTAATAAGTGAGGTTGTTAAAGTAGAGAGATTGTCGGAGGATAACAAGATAAAATTAAGTTGGTTAGGTTAGACTGAAAAAACGGTGGACAGAGTTTTGATACCTGTTCACCGTTTTTGTTTTTATTGAGTATGGTTTTGAAAGGATGTGTTATCCTTTTGCTTCCTGATACATAAAGCGTTTGATTGATTTCTTCGCAGTCTTTTCAAATTCCTCGAAATGGATTTTGACTTTGCTTATCTGAGAATAATTGGGAAGCTGCTGATTCAGTTCAACACGATTGGCTTCCATAACTTTTATGATATCGGCCTGTTGCAAGCCATGGGCAAAAGCATCGTCAAAGTCCGGATAAATCAGTGCGACCAACTTGTCGTGCTGCAAAACGATCAGTGACTCGGCAACATAAGGCATATTATTCAGTTTGCTTTCTATCTCTTCCGGATAGATATTCTGTCCGCTGGAAGTCAGAAGCAGATTCTTGCTACGACCGCGAACTGTCACATATCCTTCGTCGTCGATTGTTCCTAAATCACCCGTGTGAAGCCATCCGTTGGCATCAATAATTTGTGCCGTCGCTTCCGGATTTTTATAATATCCCAGCATCATATTCATTCCCCTGCATACGATTTCTCCGGCATGTGTTTTAGGGTCGGGCGAGTCGATGCGGACTTCCATTCGGGTGGTTGCCTTGCCGCAGGAAGCCAGTTTCAGTGTTTCCCAACGGCTGGAGCAAATAATCGGGCCACATTCGGTCATACCGTAAGCGATGGTGTAGGGAAAGCCTATCTTTTTGAGGAACGCTTCTACTTCGGCATTGAAAGGAGCACCACCGATAATGATTTCATCGAAGTTCCCACCGAAGATTTCCATAGCAGCCTGCCGCGCCAACGATTTGATTTTATCGTTTACAATGGGCACTTTAAGCAATAGTTTACCGATTTTGCTGTCCACTCTCGGAAGAATATCTTTTTTGATAATTTTCTCTACGATCAAAGGTACACAGGAGATCACTCTTGGCTTTATTTCTGCAAAAGACTGCGCAATAATCTTCGGAGACGGCATACGTGTCAGGAAGTAAATGTGCGCTCCGGCAGAGAAACCATATAAGAAATCGTATACCATGCCGAATACATGACCCATCGGAAGCATGGAAACGATGTGATCGCCCGCTTTCACGGGAAGCATCTCGAAACAGTATGCCACGTTCGACCAAATACTGCGGTAGGGGAGCATGACTCCTTTGGAATATCCGGTAGTGCCGGAGGTATAATTGATGATAGCCAGTTCTTCCGGACGGTCCTTCCGGTAACAGATATGTTCGGGGCGGAAATTCTTCGGATAACGCTGACCGTAAATAGCGTTCCGGTGTTCGAAGGCGTAAGTCAGTTTCTCGTTGCGCGATACCAATGCAGTGAAATCGGTGAGTGAAGCGATACCTTCCAGTAGCGGCATTGCGTCTTCATTCAGATTTTCCCATGCCTGATCGCCGACAAAGAGTAATTTGGCTTCGGAGTGATTGACGATATTGTGAATATTATCCGCTTTGAACTCATGCAGAATAGGAACGATGACGGCTCCGTAAGTGATAGTGGCTAAGAAGGTGACTCCCCAATGGGCACTGTTCCGGCCGCAGACTGCTATTTTATCTCCTGGCTGGATACCGGCACTTTCCAATACAATGTGAAACTTGGCTATCTTGCGCGCTACATCCTTATATTGAAGCGTGATTCCTTTGTAGTCTGTCAATGCATCTTTATCCCAGTTTTTAATGATGCTCTGTTCAATATAATCAATGAACTGATGTTCTTGTTCCATTCGATTTTTGCACATTTGATTTAAAATTGCGCAAAAATAACATTTCATTAACGGAAACCGAAGTTTACAATTAAGTTTTACGGTTAATTAACGGGGGAGGAAAGCTGACTAAAAAGTCAGTAGTACCTTTAAATGGGGCTGACTAAAAAGTCGGTAGTATCTTAACTCTCCTCCTTCGGGAAGGAGGAGTCCCCGTAGGGGGAGGTGGTAGGTGAACACATAACTCTGTTGTTTACAATAGAATAGGAATAAACCTTATTTTACCTACCACCCCGGCTTTCAGCCACCTCTCCTTTCCGAAAGGAGGGGAATTGGAGATACTATTGACTTTTTAGTCAGTCCCTATAAACATCAGGATTCGCTGTTGGCTTCCTCGTCCTCTTTGGGCTTTTCGGAGATGAGCAGCAATTTATCGTTCACATGCAGTTTCAGCGTTCCGTTCGGTATCAGGAACTCATCCCCACGTTTCACAATCATTACCAGCGTGCCTTTGGGGAGATTCATATCTTTCAGCGTATCTGCCTCTTCCAGCATTTCCTGTGTGATAGTCATATCTTTGAGGTCTGTATCAATCTCTTCCGGAAGTTCCACTCCGAAATCATTCCCCGTCTTTTCCAGCGGTTTGGACAGATGTAACAGGCGGGCAACGAAAGAAACCGTTGTTCCCTGCACTACCAGTGAAACGATTGTGATGAAGAATACGACATTAAAGATAATATTCGATCCTTCGACTCCTGCAACCACCGGATAAGTGGCGAAGATAATGGGAACTGCTCCACGCAATCCTACCCAGGAGACGAACAGCCGCGATTTCATTGTAATCTTCCGGAACGGAAGCAAACAGAGGAACACACTTAACGGGCGACCGATCACAATCATGAAGACACCGATCAATAGTGCTACTGCTGCAACTTCCAGCATTTCATGAGGATTAACGAGAAGTCCGAGGCAGAGGAACATGATGATCTGGAACAACCAGGTAAGTCCGTCCATGAACGTATAAATGTCTTTGCGGTGCATGATCTTGTTGTTTCCTACCATAATACCTGCGATATATACGGCAAGGTAACCATTTCCTTTCAGTAAATCAGTGATAGAGAAGGTGAAGAAAACAAACGCCAGCAACAAGATAGGATACAACGCCTGATTGTCGATGTTGAGCTTGTTCAGCATACGGATAGCCAGTTTTCCGAGCACGTATCCGGCAGCCGCGCCGACTATAAACTGAATGATGAAAGAAGCGGCGATAGCCCCGACTCCCATACCTGCCGATTGGATAAACTGTATCAGGACAATGGTGAGCATGTATGCCATCGGGTCGTTACTTCCACTTTCCAGCTCCAGCATGGGGCGGAGGTTGTGTTTCAGATTCATCTTCTGCGAACGCAGGATGGCGAACACCGAAGCCGAGTCCGTAGAGGACATGGTAGATGCCAGTAGCAATGACGTGGTGATAGGCAGATAGATATTCGTCCAGCTCATTCCGGACAGCCACCAGATAAATAATCCGGTGAAAAGAGCGGTTAGTAGAACTCCGACGGTAGAAAGCACGATACCTGGACCTAAAATGGGTTTGATTTCTCTGAATTTCGTATCCATACCTCCCGAAAACAGGATGATGCTTAAAGCAACCATACCGATGAATTGCGCATCTTTTGCGTCATGAAACTGGAGTCCGAGTCCGTCACTTCCGAACAACATTCCTACTACGAGGAACAGTAATAAGGTGGGCACTCCGAAGCGATATCCTGTTTTTCCGACAACGATGCTAACGAAAAGTAAGATAGAACCAATTAGTAGGGTGTTTTCTGCTGTAAATATCATAGGCAATATATTATTAAGTTATTAAATGTGTCGTAATAGGTCTCACCGTGCGAAGTTACACATTATTTAAAACAAATAAAGAGTCTTTTTGGATGTATTTTTGTGAAAAAAGGTAGTTAAATTGTCTAAAAAGATTAATTTTGCACTCAATTAATCTACATCATACTTATGGATTCAAACAATCTTACTCCTTTACGGAAAGGAGTGGTAGGAGTACAATTCTTGTTTGTAGCTTTCGGAGCTACGGTGCTCGTGCCGCTTTTAGTGGGGCTTGACCCTTCCACCGCCTTGTTCACAGCCGGCATTGGTACACTCATTTTTCATGCGGTTACCCGAGGGAAAGTGCCTATCTTTTTAGGAAGTAGTTTTGCGTTTATTGCCCCGATAATAAAAGCGACAGAACTTTACGGATTAGCGGGCACTCTGTCCGGAATGGTGGGCGTCGCATTGGTTTATTTTGTAATGA
This sequence is a window from Bacteroides thetaiotaomicron VPI-5482. Protein-coding genes within it:
- a CDS encoding glycoside hydrolase family 97 protein, which produces MKVKHLVGAFLCVLGCYACSSPKTEVQSPDGHIKMTLTVDENGKPFYNVSVDDSLLIENSAMGFTAANGIILAEGFQVKNTTFSSEDETWTQPWGENKKNRNHYNEMAVSLTNEDQVQLTLRFRVFDDGIGFRYEYTVPTVDSLLITDELTTFRFHRDGTSWSIPASAETYELLYQQQPISEVETANTPFTFKTADGVYGSIHEAALYDFPEMTLKQIGHYTLKAELAPWPDGIKVRKGNHFTTSWRTIQIAPEAVGLINSSLILNLNDPCVLETTDWIRPLKYVGVWWGMHLGVETWKMDERHGATTANAKKYIDFAAANHIEAVLFEGWNEGWESWGGMQSFDFTKPYADFDIDEIVRYAKEKGVEIMGHHETGGNIPNYERQMDHAMQWYTDHGIHLLKTGYAGAFPDGYLHHSQYGVNHYQRVVETAARHQMTLDAHEPIKDTGIRRTWPNMMTREGARGMEWNAWSEGNPPSHHVMLPFTRLLSGPMDYTPGTFDILFLKTKDSPRRQKWNDQDKGNSRVNTTLAKQLANWVILYSPLQMASDMIEHYEGHPAFQFFRDFDPDCDESKALAGEPGEFIAVVRKAKGNYFLGAATNESPRTLEVKLDFLEPGKQYKAVIYADGEKADWKTNPTDYKITEQIVTSENTLSIRMAPGGGQAVSFIKSNR
- a CDS encoding long-chain fatty acid--CoA ligase; protein product: MEQEHQFIDYIEQSIIKNWDKDALTDYKGITLQYKDVARKIAKFHIVLESAGIQPGDKIAVCGRNSAHWGVTFLATITYGAVIVPILHEFKADNIHNIVNHSEAKLLFVGDQAWENLNEDAMPLLEGIASLTDFTALVSRNEKLTYAFEHRNAIYGQRYPKNFRPEHICYRKDRPEELAIINYTSGTTGYSKGVMLPYRSIWSNVAYCFEMLPVKAGDHIVSMLPMGHVFGMVYDFLYGFSAGAHIYFLTRMPSPKIIAQSFAEIKPRVISCVPLIVEKIIKKDILPRVDSKIGKLLLKVPIVNDKIKSLARQAAMEIFGGNFDEIIIGGAPFNAEVEAFLKKIGFPYTIAYGMTECGPIICSSRWETLKLASCGKATTRMEVRIDSPDPKTHAGEIVCRGMNMMLGYYKNPEATAQIIDANGWLHTGDLGTIDDEGYVTVRGRSKNLLLTSSGQNIYPEEIESKLNNMPYVAESLIVLQHDKLVALIYPDFDDAFAHGLQQADIIKVMEANRVELNQQLPNYSQISKVKIHFEEFEKTAKKSIKRFMYQEAKG
- a CDS encoding potassium/proton antiporter, giving the protein MIFTAENTLLIGSILLFVSIVVGKTGYRFGVPTLLLFLVVGMLFGSDGLGLQFHDAKDAQFIGMVALSIILFSGGMDTKFREIKPILGPGIVLSTVGVLLTALFTGLFIWWLSGMSWTNIYLPITTSLLLASTMSSTDSASVFAILRSQKMNLKHNLRPMLELESGSNDPMAYMLTIVLIQFIQSAGMGVGAIAASFIIQFIVGAAAGYVLGKLAIRMLNKLNIDNQALYPILLLAFVFFTFSITDLLKGNGYLAVYIAGIMVGNNKIMHRKDIYTFMDGLTWLFQIIMFLCLGLLVNPHEMLEVAAVALLIGVFMIVIGRPLSVFLCLLPFRKITMKSRLFVSWVGLRGAVPIIFATYPVVAGVEGSNIIFNVVFFITIVSLVVQGTTVSFVARLLHLSKPLEKTGNDFGVELPEEIDTDLKDMTITQEMLEEADTLKDMNLPKGTLVMIVKRGDEFLIPNGTLKLHVNDKLLLISEKPKEDEEANSES